In Euphorbia lathyris chromosome 2, ddEupLath1.1, whole genome shotgun sequence, the sequence gagagagagagagagattttcaatttcagaatttttattttactgaatttctttgattttgtttttggaGGACTTGTTCCGGCTGATTATTTTGGGACAATTAAGGGAGAGATATTTTTATATAAGCACTCCGTCTATTTAAATTTGTCCTCTATTCTCACCTTAAAAAGAATTGGGCACTGTATCATCATTTGTCTTCCttacaaatttaacaatatACTTTGAGGacaatataatttaattgtctctAACTATTTGTACCCAAAACTccattttcttgtagtgtataTTAAGTAGCTCTCTAATAAATTACCGTTAATAAAGTGCATTTTGTAATCAAATACCTACAATGCAGCCAATCCCTTTTTCCTAAGGCGATGCTTGTTTTATTTGGCGGTATAAATGTTTTCTATGATCTGTCTCTTGTAATCTGTAAATATACAGTGCATCATTTGGAATACAAGAGCAGTGTTCGGTATTTGCTTGGTAAGTTCCACTCTCTAGATTGGCAAATTTCATTGTATCTTTCTCAATTTCCTCTATATAATTAATAGCTTAATGATCTTTAGGAGTTTAGAGCTTATTTTGACGAGTATTTCAATAGTATGACTGAAAGAATATCGTAATTTATGGTATTTATGTAGTGTACGTCTCCCATAACACAAATTATATAGGACGAAACAAGGAAGACAGTGACTCGGTGCTTATCAAATAATTAACAATGGTTTTGGTTTTCAAATTCTGAGTTTTTTGCTTCATGTCTTGCATGATTAATTAGTTGTATTAAATAAGAGAAGAAGGAGTCAATGAAACATAGCTTTTCGATCCTCTTGTTTCTacattttttactacttttcCCTGTTCCAAAAGGGCAGTTTATTAGAAGTTTAATGTGTTAAATGCACTAATGATGATGAAATATTGTATTTGTGTGTATATGGTCAATATGTGTTGAAATGATATGTGCAATGAGTGATTATCTACCCTTCACAATAATTAATTGGTACATCAATATGAAAAAGCGATAAAAAAGCAATATGTTGATATGTGTATCTCAACTTTGTTGCTTATTGATATTGTGTATAAAAGTTATTCTAATAATTTACTTGGGGTTAACTGTTTCAGGAACTCGGTGAAAATTCATAaagttattttgataatttactTGGGGTTAACTGTTTCAGGAACTCGGTGAAAATTCATTCATTGGAAAGTTACTCGTGGAAGACCAACAATATGAGGTTCATTTCAGATTACATTGATGACATTTTTTAACATATTATTAAAACTTTAGTCACATAGTTatgttattttgaaatatttttaattttagttttaattgtgACAATATTGGTGCCAAGATGAGCCTAAGTGTActcatattattttaataaaatgatgTATGTTTATAACCAAAAAATTGGTTCAATTGCATTACTAATTAGGAATTTACCAACAAAAATTATTCTTCCGCAAATTTGAAATTCGGTTTATGATTTTAGTGATGGATTTCCGACAGATTTTCAGTCAGTAACTGCTTTCTTGTAAGTGTTTGAAAATCGTTCGTAGAGGCGGTTAAAACCGCTAGTAAAATTGTCGGTAACAGTAGCAACGACATCGATTACAACACTTTTCCGATGGTTGTAAAATTTATCGCTAATATTTTTATTGACGGTTATAACCGTCACTACACTAGAAAAGCTGTCGGTAAAaccttttttttgtagtgaaaaGACgtgatttaatttattttgatttatgttttttagaataataattatatatgtggcTATAACATACTCCCATTTATTAGGCTATAATTTAAATATGGACAATTGGGGCAAAGTTTGATAAGCTGACAATAAGCATGGCTAGGTGTATAGTTATCACGCAGTCTCTATATCGACTAATGATTGCACCCCGTTTGACCATATATAATGACCTTATATTAGGTCAGGACTTAAACATTGAATTCGcgcaaaatatatattaaaagtttgaataaataaaaataataacaaagcGTATAATAGGGATATAAACGAGATAATTGAAGGGTAAATtatatacgtggtgtacaacctttatctattttcacactttggtgtacaatcttcaattttgcatactaaagtgtacaaccttttggtgacctcccactaaagtgtacatcaTGTAAAACTGACCAGTCAACCCAGTCAATATGCCAAATCATCAATTTGTAatccttttttttaatgaaagtgGGATGCACCCATCTTATTCAACCTTATAAATTCAtctctattttctctctcctccatttttgtcaaatatcatttctctctCGAACTATCATCTTCCTCATTTTTGTAGAAATGTGGAATGAATCTTATTGATTTGAACTAGTATCACAGAAAAGATACAGAGAATGACTCCATGAGGAGCTATTTATACAGAAAAATGAGAAACTAAAGTTGTTACAAGTTGTTACAGCATAACAGAAAAAGGAAATAATCTGGTGTGAGCTAGGTTGTATATGATGTAGCATAGTTGCTAACAGCCCCCCCTCAAGATGGAGCTTGGGAGAGTTGCACAAGACCCATCTTGGACAGAACAGGAAGCATGTGATTGTGACTGAGTGGTTTTGTAAAAATGTCTGCGAGTTGTTCATGAGTAGAGACATGAGTAAGATCAATAAAACCTTCCTCTACACATTGTCTAGCAAAGTGACAGTCAATCTCCACATGCTTGACTTTGTCATGAAAGACGGGGTTGCGAGCAATGGCGATAGCTGACTGACTATCACATGAGAGTGTGATAGGAAACTGCAGATCAACCATGAAGTCCTTTAGAAGATTTGAGAGCCATTTTAATTCACAACATGTAAGTACAGAAGGAGAAAATGAGGACCTGTCAAGTAAGTACAGACCATCCACCAACCAGGCAACAACTATCAACTGGTGAGAAGAAATGAGATGCAAATAACAGCAATTTGCAGAAAAGGATATTGCAATCCCGGTTTGTTTGAGTAATTGACCTACAGACAATAAATTGTACTTGAAACTAGGTAAGTACAAGACATTTATAAGTGTCAAATGAGGATGCAAATGTATTGTGCCTGTGTGTTTCACAATCTGAGAAGAACCATCAGGAAGTGAAACTGACTGACATTGTGACAAAGGGGTTAGTTCAGTAATCCAGTTTGCACCTGAACACATGTGTGTGGTTGCACCACTATCCACAATCCAGTAATCTGTAgaagaagcttcaaaatttgTGATTAATTTCACATTTCCTGAAAACCCAGAAAAACCTGCAAAAGTATTGAAGTCCTGTAAAGGAGATTCTAAACTGCTAGAGGCATTCTTTCcttttatcattttatacaTTTCATGAACCATTTTCTTCATATCTCGAGGATTGAAGTCATCATCCGAATCAGTATTTTCACTAGGATTATATCCTGTGGAAACTGCATTTGCCTTAGCTCCTTTTCCTGaagcttttttgttttttccctTTGGATCTTTCCACCATTCCGGATAACCTATGAGCTTGAAACAAGTAGCTTTAGTGTGTCCAGAACAATCGCAATGATCACAAAATTtatcttcattgtcctttttaACTTTAGACCTATCTTTATTATCAAACTGCTTCAATGGTGGAGCCTTGCTAAAACTGGCAATCTCAATATTTTGATCACATGAAACTTCATTTTGCTTCTCAATTCTGAGTATCATAGAAAAAACTTTACTAATATCTGGTAAAGGATCCATCAACAAAATCTGGCCTCTAACATGATCGTATTGATCGTTTAAGCCCATAAGAAATTGTAATAATTGATCTTCCTCTGTCATATCAGCCATTCTTTTAAAAGCTTGACAAGTACAAGTGCACATAGCATCACAATAACATTTAGGGATTGGACGCAACATAGACAATTCATCCCAATATCGATTCAATTTGTTGAAATAGATCATGATTGAGAGGTTACCTTGTTGAAATAGGCTGATTTCTCTCTTCAATTTGTACAGCATCGGACCATTACTGGCACCGAATCTTTTCCCTAGTTCTTTCCACAGATCCCTAGCGGAAGCGATAGTTAGGAAGCCTTCAGCGACTTCTTTTGAAACTGTATTTACGATCCAAGAAGAGACAAGACAGTCgtatttcttccattttcggAATGCTGGAGTTCCTACAGTTGGTATTTCTTCATCGTCGAGGATGAATCTGAGCATTTCTTTGGCGGTTAATACTCGGATCATAGCACTGCTCCATGACAAGTAATTTGTACTGGTAAGTTGAATATTGATTAGCACAAGACCTGGATTCTCTGATGAAGAAAAGGATGGAATTGTCTGAATCCCAAAAGGATTCACATTATCGTTCGTCATCTCGACTTCCTCTGCAAATGGATCTCCAGCGTTGATTTCATTTGCTCGTCTTCTTCGCTGCATTGTAACAATCGATTTTCAATAGATCTAGTGTAGCTCTGATACATTTAGAAATGTGGAATGAATCTTATTGATTTGAACTAGTATCACAGAAAAGATACAGAGAATGACTCCATGAGGAGCTATTTATACAGAAAAATGAGAAACTAAAGTTGTTACAAGTTGTTACAGCATAACAGAAAAAGGAAATAATCTGGTGTGAGCTAGGTTGTATATGATGTAGCATAGTTGCTAACAATTTTCACTTTCTCCCtctaactctcatctctctctctctctaattccccttttctctctctaactcacaAGCATTGACaaaaaagagaaatacattTGCCAGAAAACTCTCAAAATTGAAAGAGATACAATCTGCTATAGACTATGGTTTCAATTAAATTTCATTGTCTTAGTCTTCCTATAAATTTATAGGAATGGTGGAAAGCATTCCGCAAGAAAAAAGTTGGAACACAATAGCAGCATCTATATTGTCCACCTCGTAGCAGCAACTGTAACAGCATCTATGGAATTCCAAACCGGAATAGACCCGCCTGAAAAATCCGTGAAAAAGGTTGCTGCTCCACCACCTGAAAAGTTGCGCTCGATTTCGTTGGTATCCTCCAACCGAATATAATTCAATTGTTTATTTATGGATATGGAATTTCAATGAAGAAATTCTCAAGTTCAACCAACCTGTTCTCAAAATTTCAGTGGATGAATAAAAATCTTGAGAAAGTATTTCATTTATCTATCATTCTAAACAATACCAGCCATGTTATTTACTGAATTCGAACTTGAGGTGGTAGGGTACAAGGTTTGAAGTGTGAGCCTTGGGCAGCCATCCTCAACTGGTACAAATACAAACGCTGGTCCAGTGAGTTATGAGTTTTCTCGCAAGTTTAATTCCCTTTTTATTGCCAATGTCattagttagagagagaaatggagaattagagagagagaaagtgataaTAAGATTACTAGGAGAgaggatttagagagagaaaggaaaaaagTGAGAGGAGTTGCAATGATGGGGATGAGGGCATTTTAATAATTTCATAATAGGTGTgtcaattttttacttttagaatAGTCAAATTGTTGATATGTCAACGTTGACTTacattgaccggtcataaatAACATTGTACACTTTAATGGGAGGTTAGCAGAaggttgtacattttagtgtgcaagttgtacaccaaagtgtgaaaatgagtaaatgttgtacaccacgtatgtaatttacccgataaTTAAATACATAATCGTATACACAACTATAACATAGCATATATATCAGAGTCATTATCCAGTATCGAATATGATGATTTTTTGACCTATTCAGAAAGATTTATATTCATGAGTCATCAATTATCTTATAAACGTTCAATCGTCACGTTTATAACATAAACTTAACAATTTTGGTTTATTATTGAATGAATAATAGATgaattataattacaacattttcatTACACATATATGCAATAATTGACTTATATAAGGACTTTAATTGGATCAGTGGAGGTATTAATTTGTGCATAGATGCATGAGAAATAATCTAATACGCCTAATATCTTATACCTTAAATTAGAAAACATAGGCAACCTTCTATATTTGACTTTAAAAAGAATGGATCCAAAACTAAATCTATCTTCATAAATCCTAGCCAACTGAATATGGGGAAATAAATAAAGTGTTAGTTGTATAGcgatttaaatttttataaatgtCCCATATGTcgaaaaataattctaattgtGTCAAATTCAAATATTCTTGATCTTAGTATACCATGTATAGATGCTAtgttaaaaaaaagaatttaattgttttttaattaataatataattgtaaCAAAAGTAGAAGAATTTTCATCTAATTGACAACACAAAACTGAATTTATTGTATATACTTCTTGAATCTTGTaatttttgtgtaattttctcaataataaaggaaaaataaatataaatttagcaCATACCCCTAACCCCCACCACCATTTAGATTTCCTATTTTCTGGGCCCAAAATACAATTTTTCTCAAAGATCAAGGATGCCCTACTTCTAAACCCtaaaatgttatatatataaaagccaTCGTAATTAGTTTCTAGGTCATTCTTttagacttctttttctatagAGAATAGGTTAGACCTAGCTTCTAATCCCCTTTTATCTCATTCTCAATCTGCTCCGACGAACGATGCTCCCTCAACTACGGTTCTCTCATGGCGACAGTCTGTTCTTTATCGATGACGGTTCGTTCACTCTCTCTCGTCGTCTCGATGTGGGAATGTCCTTATTTCGACGAGCTCTCTCATCTCTAGACTAGTGTTTCTACTATATTTACAACCTATAAACAAACATCAGTGGTAAGGAAAAGTTAATCAAGGAAAATAAGTCAGAAGAAGCACTACACCATAAAACCCTAATGCAACCAAGTGAAATTGTTGGCTTAGACCCCTTTTTGAGTTGCAGTAGGCCAAAAATAGGCCAAACGCAACAAAATTCCAATTGTTGCGGACGCTCCTGTAGCATTATTTGCTAATGCAATAATTTGTAAAGAATATCAACAATTAACAATTGTTggatattttttaattagttgtaataaatttttgataaaagcaacaaatttacaaaataatgcaacttgttattattgttgCATTAAATCAAATGCaactaatttatttaatttttgcaaCAATTTTAATAGTTTTTGCAACACGAATATTGCTTCTAATGCAACAATTTTGATGAATTTGCAACAATTTTAGTTCGAATTTGCAACATAATTGGTTGATATTGCAACAATTTTAATTGGCTTCTGCAACATATTTATTAGCTTTTGCAACAATTTTAACTGGATTCTGCAACATATTTGGTAGTTTTTTTGCAACATTTATAATTGAATTTTGCAACGATTGCAATCTGtatttttttgttacatttcTTTTGAATATTAAACCTGTAATAAATGCAAATTTTGACTAATTTCGGAAAGCGTAATctgaaatataataaatatacttGTAAACAATGATCCAAAACATACATACAGAATCTTTTACAAAATAAGATAGAGTATCATAATATATGTTCAATACATAGTTTTCAAATTCTACGAAACGACAATCTTTCATTGATATCACTCGTTATCTTCCCCATCATCATCCTGTACAAGAATTGACGTATAACACATATCAATTGCAAATTCTCATTatgaaattatattataataatgtataagttatattatatatttacctCATTGCTTGGCTCATTCGATACGTTATTTGAAGGAGGCGTAGAATCAGCTAACAAAGCTGTGATCGAGTCAACATCAATATTTAAGCTTGGATTTTGTCGTGCCAATTGTTTCATCATCAAAGCCATCTTCGTGTCCAAATTTTTGTTGTTGAAAAATAACAGATTTGTTGTTGAAAAATACAAGAGCATCCTCTGATTAGAGGGTTTGGTAGCAGAGTAAGAGGTTAATAGAATTACAGAGTTGTAATGAAGTAAAGATAACATATGCAGCAAGACAAGAGGGATTGATTGAAGTGAAAAAGTATTAACCTTGGATAACTGataaaagagataaaaaaaagagGCAAGAAAGTGCAAGAGGCGCAATGCTTGTTGCTGATTTAGCAGAAAGTTGCAACACTAATTATAGCAGAAAGAAGTTAATTAAGTTGAGTGTAATTTGAGGCCTTTCCTTCCTAATTAGAGATTAGAAAAAGTTAATTAATGGTTgagtgtaattaattaatggaagagGAGTGGATAATAATATTAAcagttataataataataataataataataataataataataataataataataacagaatAGTGGATAATATATTCAGAATTTGAGCATATATGACAAACATGACATAAAGATTGGTTAGAAATTCCAAACAGAGTCTTATT encodes:
- the LOC136220603 gene encoding uncharacterized protein isoform X2 — encoded protein: MSICPYSDDLSIIKTNVSTIFTTYKQRSVAKKKFIGENKSEEGTNEKTIHRSLVRTETNTGFPCCNFLLNQQQALRLLHFLASFFYLFYQLSKMALMMKQLARQNPSLNIDVDSITALLADSTPPSNNVSNEPSNEDDDGEDNE
- the LOC136220603 gene encoding uncharacterized protein isoform X1, with amino-acid sequence MSICPYSDDLSIIKTNVSTIFTTYKQRSVAKKKFIGENKSEEGTNEKTIHRSLVRTETNTGFPCCNFLLNQQQALRLLHFLASFFYLFYQLSKRMLLYFSTTNLLFFNNKNLDTKMALMMKQLARQNPSLNIDVDSITALLADSTPPSNNVSNEPSNEDDDGEDNE